In Arachis stenosperma cultivar V10309 chromosome 1, arast.V10309.gnm1.PFL2, whole genome shotgun sequence, one DNA window encodes the following:
- the LOC130942487 gene encoding thioredoxin-like 1-1, chloroplastic, with amino-acid sequence MAELLTKTSLVSSWHGDTQHHHNPRVSVVPKSYSFGYGLKRFPSLKIKSQVLRSSTLSSDFHGKKLLFRVNRASSPNRVNSQLRPSIVSQMTGRIGKVQKWWEKGIQPNMREVTSAEDLVNSLLNAGDKLVIVDFFSPGCGGCKALHPKICQLAEMNPDIQFLQVNYEDHRSMCYSLNVHVLPFFRFYRGAEGRLCQFSCTNATIKKFRDALAKHTPERCSLEPTKGLEEKELLALAANKELTFTYTPKPKSKPVQPAAPSLKPLPLPSFTANSDVSKDRTLATSGR; translated from the exons ATGGCCGAGCTTTTGACCAAGACGAGCTTGGTTTCTTCATGGCATGGAGATACACAACATCATCATAATCCTAGGGTTTCTGTCGTTCCTAAGAGTTATAGCTTTGGTTATGGTTTGAAGAGATTCCCTTCTTTGAAGATAAAATCACAGGTGCTCAGATCTTCAACTCTTTCATCTGATTTTCATGGCAAAAAGCTCTTATTTCGTGTGAATAGAGCATCATCGCCTAACAGGGTTAATTCGCAGCTTCGACCTTCTATCGTGTCTCAG atGACTGGTAGAATTGGTAAGGTTCAGAAATGGTGGGAGAAAGGGATTCAACCGAACATGAGGGAAGTGACTTCCGCAGAGGACCTTGTGAATTCACTATTGAACGCAGGGGACAAGCttgttattgttgatttcttCTCTCCTGGTTGTGGTGGCTGCAAAGCCCTTCATCCTAAG ATATGTCAATTGGCTGAGATGAACCCTGATATTCAGTTCCTTCAGGTGAACTATGAGGATCATAGATCCATGTGTTATAGCCTCAATGTCCATGTTCTTCCCTTCTTCCGCTTCTATAGAGGAGCTGAAGGTCGTTTATGCCAGTTTAGCTGTACCAATGCTACG ATCAAGAAGTTCAGAGATGCATTAGCTAAACACACCCCAGAAAGATGTAGCTTGGAGCCAACAAAAGGGTTAGAAGAGAAAGAACTTCTAGCACTTGCTGCCAACAAAGAACTCACCTTCACATACACCCCAAAACCAAAATCGAAACCAGTTCAACCTGCTGCACCCAGTTTAAAGCCCCTCCCTTTACCCTCATTCACAGCAAATTCTGATGTCTCCAAAGACAGAACCTTGGCCACTTCTGGGAGATGA